The Candidatus Tectomicrobia bacterium DNA window GCTTTTGGGGGGTGGTGTTGAGGTGGATAGACATTCCACATCCGGCGAAGCCGGCCCGGCCGCCGCCCGGCCTCGCCGCAAGGGAGGGGAGACGATGGGGCTGAGAATCGCGGTTGCGGCCGTGCTCCTGGCGCTGGGAGCCGCCGCCGGGGGTGAGGCAGGTGCGGCGAAGGTGGAGATGCAGTCTTACCCCGTGCCCAAGGGTGCCCATCCGCACGATGTGGCCCCCGCCGCCGGTGGCGGGGTCTGGTACACCGCCCAGCACCAGGGGGCCCTGGGCTGGCTCGACCCGAAGACGGGCAGGACCGAGCACATCCCCCTCGGCGGGGGGTCCGCACCCCACGGGGTGATCGTCGGGCCGGACGGCGCTCCCTGGGTCACCGACAGCGGCCTGAACGCCATCGTGCGGGTAGACCCCAAGACGCGCGCGGTGAAGCGCTACCCGCTCGCCGGCCGGGGCTACGCCAACCTGAACACCGCCGCCTTCGACGGCCGGGGCGTCCTCTGGTTCACGGGCCAGAACGGGGTGTACGGCAGCGTCGACCCCAGGACGGGGCAGGTGAAGGTCTATGACGCGCCCAAGGGGCGCGGCCCCTACGGCATCGCCGCGACGCCGGACGGCTCCGTCTACTACGTCTCGCTGGCGGGGAGCTATCTCGCCCGCATCGATACCGGGACGGGCGCGGCCGAGGTGATCGAGCCCCCGACGCCGGAGCAGGGGGCGCGGCGGGTATGGTCCGATTCCAAGGGGAGGCTCTGGATCAGTGAGTGGAACAGCGGGAACGTGAGCCGCTTCGACCCGAAGACGAAGGGGTGGAAGGTGTGGAAACTCCCGGGCGAGAGCCCGCGCGCCTATTCGGTCTACGTGGACGAAAGGGACATCGTCTGGCTCACCGACTTCTCGGCCAACGCCGTCGTCCGCTTCGATCCGGAGACGGAGAAATTCCAGGCCTTCCCGAGCCCGCGCCCCGGGGCGCGCGTCCGCCAGATGCTGGGCCGCCCGGGGGAGG harbors:
- a CDS encoding lyase yields the protein MEMQSYPVPKGAHPHDVAPAAGGGVWYTAQHQGALGWLDPKTGRTEHIPLGGGSAPHGVIVGPDGAPWVTDSGLNAIVRVDPKTRAVKRYPLAGRGYANLNTAAFDGRGVLWFTGQNGVYGSVDPRTGQVKVYDAPKGRGPYGIAATPDGSVYYVSLAGSYLARIDTGTGAAEVIEPPTPEQGARRVWSDSKGRLWISEWNSGNVSRFDPKTKGWKVWKLPGESPRAYSVYVDERDIVWLTDFSANAVVRFDPETEKFQAFPSPRPGARVRQMLGRPGEVWAPESGTDHLVVLRTR